The DNA segment tttctagcaggttgagtccTCATATAGAGGACTCGCTTGTTGATTGTTTCTGTTTAACATACATAATTAATGATTCTTATTTGTGGTAGttttatagaaaatatcattattttgatACCCTGataattagaaatagctttaataaCATTCAATTATTATTAGACTCAAGGCAGcacgctggcagaattgtcagcatccTGGACAAaaagctttgcagtattttgtctgtccttatgttctgagttgaaattctgctgaggtcgactttggttttcatctattcaggattaataaaataaataccagttgatcactggggttgatgtaatcaactggtctccTCCCCTTAAATTTTAGGCCGTATGTCTATTGAAGAAAGAATTGTTAGACTCGAgtaggtggtgagctagcagaatcattaacatgctgggcaaaatgcttagtggcatttcgtctgtctacattctgagttcaaattctgccacggttgactttaccttccattactttggggtagataaaataaagtaccactcaagctTGTCtcttctcctcaaaattgctggccttgtgccaaaatcagaaagagTTATTAAACTTAAGAAATAGTTAGTTTTAATATGGTCACAGGTTAGTTTGTTATTGAACAGACCTGTGACTTGCAGATTTCCAGTTGAATGACCACGCATGACCTATAAATCTGTTGTTTCTGGTATACTGTGCTTGTGTGTTGCTGAGTATATTGCATGCTCTGACATCCAGTGATTTATTCTTGTGTCATTGACCTTTatatcttaaaaaagaaatacaaagaaaccAGTTAAATATTTCTGGGTGCAGTAGTTGAAGGAAAAGGTTGTGATTGTTGTTCATTTTGAGGTTAGCCTCAATAGCATTCTGGTTACTCTGCAAGTGTAAAGGCATTTATTCACATATTTTTTCAagtagtcatgcattatcttatgaCTATGAGCTTTtgctgatgtgattgtttattgttagaatgacattgtggggtaagtgtgagagactagatctggctggtttgaacataaaacagaacatCTGACAGGcctgatatggttggtttaaatgctaaagggttaaagagcagACCTGTAATTAAAGGTACTGCTGCAGTGATTATCTCACCTGTTTCTCAGATTGTGTATCTTGGACTGCATCATTCAGTGTATCTTTTTCTTACTTAAGATGGTGGGGCATGTTTTGAATTGGGagtgaagatttgactgctatttctacctgtTTAAATGACCACATAAAGGCACCTTCTTTGTTCAGTCTTGTGGATTAGAGATTCACAAACTTGTGGGTAGTTTACaggattattttttaaagatggtggtggggtgggagaatatattttgcttgtcattagactgtgtggccataatggagcactgcctggaagaatttttagttgaataaattgacaccACTATTCCattagtgtcttttgctgaactgctgagttacagggatgtgaaccCACAAACACTGGTTTTGaagtttcttgtttttattaatcataattcttcttttccttttgaaggatTGAAATGAATGGCAAAGAGGATATATTCTCTGACTTCAGTGAAAAATTACGACGCCATGTGGAACAATGTAttgaaaagttgcaaaaatttcCTCCAGTTACTTACAAGCAAACCCTTTTGACTCTCTTCACAACATGGGATCATCACGATTCTAAGAAAGAACTCCATGAAAACACCGTCCGTAATTGGCTTGCATTTGGTCCGTCCGTCAAGGTGATTGTCTTCTCTGCCAATCCTGAGACAAGAATCTTCTGTGAAAAGATTGGTTGCAATTACCAGTATATCACTGTTCAGCGTGTAACTGGAGTGCCTTTATTGAAATCAATGTATTTAGAAGCACAGAAATCATTTGATAGCTTTTTTTATGCATTTGCCAATGCGGATATTTTATTTGAAGCAAATCTAATCAAGACATTGGAACgtgttttgtatatgtttaataATACAGAAAAGGCAATTTTGATAATTGGACAACGGACAAATGTTATGAATGTTACCAAAGAAGAGGCTGTTCCAGTTAATTCTGTGACTAAAATTGCCCTGAATCGTGGAACTATATTCCGAACTGATGCTGAAGATTATTTCATTACATCAAAGCCATTTCCATGGAAAGCATTTCCAGATTTCATTGTTGGAAGTCCAGCATATGATAATTGGTTAGTTGCATATGCTATTCATAATAATTTCTTGACGATAGATGCCACAAATTCTATCATAGCTGTACATCAGACCACGAGGTCTGGAAACTATGATGGGCATCATAAACACTTTACGGATTATAATcttaaattaattagaaaaatacGCTCACGGGTTAATGTCCTTGCTGGACACACAATttgtacaaaatattttgctcaaaaaGACTTTTGTGGGCTCACAGAAATTATTCAGCGCAGAACAAATCCTTGTGCCAAGCCAAAATCCAGAAGAGGatgatggatatatatctatttttggaaaaaataataaagttgtATAAATCACcacacactttaaaaaaaaagaacaacaaaaattcaataaatttattttatatgtttattttacaataaaaaattattgaaagttttGTTAGAGCACTGTGTTTTGCTTGGTCCTACCAATCAACAGCACATGTTTGGGCATCAGGTCATtggtaatatataattttaaaaaatcataattttataaaaaattttggaCCAGACTGTTCAGTAGTTTCACTTCAGAGCATTTCTGAATGATGGGCAACTCTACAGTaaggaaaatatttgtaaataactGAAATTGCTTAAATTATAGTCTTGGTGCCTGACAATTCCTTGATTCCATGACAAGTGTATTTTCCTGTTATATAACCCCTAAATGCTGTGTTTCTGCTGATGTGATGTCAGTGTTGTGTTTGAAATTGACAAAAGTTAGCAATATTTTGAGAAaggttaataatttaaattttggtgTTTGATTAATATTTTGTCTTATTGAAACTATGATGTAAATGGTAAAGGAATGAATCTACAGGAAATATTCTATGTCTGTATAAAGGTTATTCACTGAACCTATGAAGTCTTCATTTATCGCTTATTATCAAATTTGAATACATCTGAAAATACATCCAAATATCTTCTGTAACTGATTTCGTTAGTGTCATTTTAACCATTTCTATGGCTTTCATTTAACATCTTTGAATCCAtatttttgtcttcatttttatGTTACATTCCTTTTTCACTATTCCAGCATGTATATGTTTGGTGATGCTTAAATATGTTATTACATACACATCATTAACAGCTTCTCCTAACAAGAATTCATGTGAAAAAAACCAGAGATCTCAGTCTAATTTTTTATGAGTCACTCTTATATTTGAGTAATTCTTATTGCTACAAGTGAATCTGGTACTTACAAATTACTCTAGTATTTACCAGTGACTCTGGTATTGGTATAACATTATGACTTACTGAAGGGATATCCTTCTTGAAGAGATGTGTCAAATACCCAGTCACTTAACTCTTTTAGCATCCTCCCATATGATCTATGGTTGGCTGGCTTGGTTTCAAGGTTGACCTTAATAATTAGAAACATCTCAATGTCATCATAGAAGAGTAATTACACCAGTATTTAATTGGTAAACACTTATGTGAACTTTACATTTAGGTAGGAagtcatattttcttttgtttcatttgttcaACAAGTCCCTGTGTTTAAATACACTGTTTTTAGTAAAATGGGTGCtaaacatatttaatgcaattAGCTAAGAAACTGTAATTAAATACAATTTCACTTATACTGAGAAGAAATAATCATCAGCTAAATGATAAATTCTGGTCAAGAAAGGCATGGGACACATTCCTggaattaaattcaaattaataaaaaaaaatatatagaatacagTATTGGAGTGTTATTACAGAGTTACTTTACCTTTAGATCCACATTTAATTCATAGAAATTAATCTTTAGGGTTAAAATAAAGGTCTTGGACAGACTCTCCTTGAAAATAAGGGGGGCCATGGTTGAAATGTCTGGTCATAGATCTCAGAGTTGACATAGAGCTAATCAACAAGATGGAATGGTCCTGTTTGGAATACTTTGATCATGTCTTCCTTATCAGTGTTAAACAAAAATAAGATTGGATGGTCACAAATGGATTGCCTTAATCATGTGTCTGATCAATCCTGTGATTTAAGTATTGAAAAATCCAAATAacattgtctttaaaaaaaacaataatagaggcaaattaaaaagaaatattttatgcttaaatgaataaataccaaGGAATTTTTTGCTTAACCTTTTGTCAGTTACTAATCTCTTTTCTTTGTGAGAAGACGTCTTGGCTTTGTAAAGAATATTTGGTTAACACGAAAGGTTATTTGAGATTGTATATATTAACCTTTGTAAAAAATGAGAAGCTGTGTGTTGTTGCTCGAGATGGAGAACTGTTTTgggtaaaataaatatagaaaaatatcatccatcatcttcaccatcatttgGTATTtaatgttggatggtttgataggttCTGATAGATCCAAGGCCTGCATCATATTCCAGTATctgctttggtatgatttctaggGCTGGATGTCCCTTCCTAATGCTAtccacattacagagtgtattTGTCTCTGGTGCTAATGAGGTGATCGTGCACTATGCAAGACTACAAAATGTGAGTGGGGGATGTAGGCTTTCTGCTGGGAAATGAGGGTTAAGTTACAAGAGAAAGGAGTGGGGCAGAGCTGGTTTTTGTTACAGTGGAGCTACATGGCTACCAACAATTAAACAGGAGTTGCTTTAGGCTTTTTCATTACTTAAGACTACcaaaaatggatcttttcggttttaaCCGCAGTTTTTTCTAgaggtgtcatataaaattgtcacccataattatgaccctagtatcgatctattgcatttcaatctgttttagggttaggggtggggggaagggtatcttttttcttcacaaatgtaaataaacccaatctgtttcttaaacgagggacatattcatacggcacagaatgtattttacttcaatagacgtcattgagtggttgaaattgcagaaaatgaagaaaaaagaacaactaatatcttacaaactatagaattttctcaataaagccaagagaaaaagatgttttataaacacattctaccagtatacgaagtttaaaagtgtttagttatatgggaattattttaaaaaactgcttttcaaactgaaaagatcccaaaaaacTATTCTAATTCCCAAGTAAGACAAATTCCATCAGAATCTGGTTCTTTGAAATACCTGGTGGTTGACAGTACAAAAATTCTAAAAGTGATCTGTCTGAAAGTGTCATATAAGACCTCTCTTAGTTTCATTGTTGTGGTTCTTTTTGGACAGCTTTGATCTTCAATTCTTTAGTTAGACCTATGACACAGGTTTAGTGTCTCTCATATGCTTATTATATGATGCCTGACCTATTGACTTGAGACAAACTTCATTGTTTTAAGGCTTGAGGCTTTAAGACATGCATTcaagttactctgtcaaatgtaagacTTGTTCATCCacgttattttaaattaattctgCATTATTACATAGCtacaaaatttcaatgatgtgattgtttatttttagattgacattgtagggtaggtgtaagaagccagatctggctggtttgaacataaaacaggtagaatatctgtACCAGATAAGGCCACTTAAAATACTAAGTGGTTAAACATGTGATCCATAATCTAAAGACTATAGGGAAAGTTTGCTGCTGTTAATGTGAAGGAAATTTCCTGTGGTACTCAATTTCAATTCAGTACCAATATTTTCCACAATACAATTAAATTACTTTTTACAAAAAATAGACTGGAATAGTATTTACCACATCTCTTACAAATACTGTTGTGGTTGTTGACTATTTTGTATTGTGGTTCAAACTTAAAACTGGGCTTCATTCAACATTCTACTTCTTTTCATTCCATATTCATCACATACTATATTAACATGTTATACTAAAATGCATAGACTTCCTGATAAGGATTCAAACACTTTTTTGCTTGTGGATGTTAATTTAAGCATCATAGTGACTCTGGCagacattatataatattatatattacaggGTGACTGATAAGCactgatgtatataaatacaaacttgttaccagttcaaatatgcctcATGCATCTTTGAACTGGTAAcagttaatattatattttgttatatattataaaacataatattatatattactataataatatacCATGTCTGCtggaataatatattataatttgtcATTTGTGTTGTTTGTTCATTACCCGTCCTGTTCTCAACAAAATATGGCATTATGTTTTTTTAGTTGAGTACCCCGTTGTCATAAATATTCCATTGATCTacaatttattttaatccttttggtACCAATTCACCTGAAATGACtcctggttctgtgatacaaaactGTCTATTTTAAAGTGCTCATATTTAATTTCAAAACTTCCATCATAAATGTTAGAATATTTTCCTAAgtcatcagcttaataatgaaaatgttattttatgaatactttcaaaattttaattattttcaaagataATTGAAGTGCATAAGCAGTATATTTCATTAATCCTTCAgaattcagattgctctgtctaatgtaatgttatttacattgttttgaattaatcatacattatcttgtagatttaagatttcgatgatgcatttgtttacttttagaatgacattgcagggtagttgtgagaggcctgatctggtcagtttgaaaacaaaacaggtagaatgtttgggctagatatagctggtttaaatgctgaggGGTTAAAAATATTGTATGAAATAGTTAAGGATGGCAGTAAGAtgtataaaatattgtgttttcttcCATTCATTTGTGAGGATTTTTCTTCAGTGGTAATTATAATGACAATATGTTACTCTGGTACTGGTATCTTTTGTGGTTGCCTTGTCTG comes from the Octopus sinensis linkage group LG11, ASM634580v1, whole genome shotgun sequence genome and includes:
- the LOC115217102 gene encoding uncharacterized protein LOC115217102 isoform X3, encoding MSTLREWKKLAWFGTIAFTLFTLMNFFQYTKNQTSIDARNNIPAGKEKGHLKTIIDMLCPNSGTLCTERIEMNGKEDIFSDFSEKLRRHVEQCIEKLQKFPPVTYKQTLLTLFTTWDHHDSKKELHENTVRNWLAFGPSVKVIVFSANPETRIFCEKIGCNYQYITVQRVTGVPLLKSMYLEAQKSFDSFFYAFANADILFEANLIKTLERVLYMFNNTEKAILIIGQRTNVMNVTKEEAVPVNSVTKIALNRGTIFRTDAEDYFITSKPFPWKAFPDFIVGSPAYDNWLVAYAIHNNFLTIDATNSIIAVHQTTRSGNYDGHHKHFTDYNLKLIRKIRSRVNVLAGHTICTKYFAQKDFCGLTEIIQRRTNPCAKPKSRRG
- the LOC115217102 gene encoding uncharacterized protein LOC115217102 isoform X1, which produces MSHICDIFILQKIYQAIYLLIIFLNTVLFSILDCCMSTLREWKKLAWFGTIAFTLFTLMNFFQYTKNQTSIDARNNIPAGKEKGHLKTIIDMLCPNSGTLCTERIEMNGKEDIFSDFSEKLRRHVEQCIEKLQKFPPVTYKQTLLTLFTTWDHHDSKKELHENTVRNWLAFGPSVKVIVFSANPETRIFCEKIGCNYQYITVQRVTGVPLLKSMYLEAQKSFDSFFYAFANADILFEANLIKTLERVLYMFNNTEKAILIIGQRTNVMNVTKEEAVPVNSVTKIALNRGTIFRTDAEDYFITSKPFPWKAFPDFIVGSPAYDNWLVAYAIHNNFLTIDATNSIIAVHQTTRSGNYDGHHKHFTDYNLKLIRKIRSRVNVLAGHTICTKYFAQKDFCGLTEIIQRRTNPCAKPKSRRG
- the LOC115217102 gene encoding uncharacterized protein LOC115217102 isoform X2 is translated as MEFYRFFRMEIPILQNKSILDCCMSTLREWKKLAWFGTIAFTLFTLMNFFQYTKNQTSIDARNNIPAGKEKGHLKTIIDMLCPNSGTLCTERIEMNGKEDIFSDFSEKLRRHVEQCIEKLQKFPPVTYKQTLLTLFTTWDHHDSKKELHENTVRNWLAFGPSVKVIVFSANPETRIFCEKIGCNYQYITVQRVTGVPLLKSMYLEAQKSFDSFFYAFANADILFEANLIKTLERVLYMFNNTEKAILIIGQRTNVMNVTKEEAVPVNSVTKIALNRGTIFRTDAEDYFITSKPFPWKAFPDFIVGSPAYDNWLVAYAIHNNFLTIDATNSIIAVHQTTRSGNYDGHHKHFTDYNLKLIRKIRSRVNVLAGHTICTKYFAQKDFCGLTEIIQRRTNPCAKPKSRRG